One Setaria italica strain Yugu1 chromosome II, Setaria_italica_v2.0, whole genome shotgun sequence DNA segment encodes these proteins:
- the LOC101785854 gene encoding protein GRIP isoform X1 translates to MDPEESAAPAPAPNQGEEAAEAAEPAPAEEERAPAEQEVPAGEDSPASGGEAAARAHHEKEKEELAREVMELGLQNEYLKSQIAGARPAGGADEGSELVRGLKEQVEKLTREVQEQRLTREATEKALEHVNVAYAEADGKVQGLTAKLAQAEQKMEKELKERDDKYVELDTKFQRLHKRAKQRIQDIQKEKDDLEARFNEVNQKAEQAASLQLAAQQELERARQQASEALRSMDAERQQLRAVNSKLRANLDETRLTLEARNNSLEKLQQSVLEKEQLLEKVQGSLQSAEDKRMTIISELTAKHQKQLESLQAQLAEVSAERTKASETIKSLQAVLTEKDSEIAEIEAASTGEAARLRATLEEVKGELAHLKDEHEKERQSWEATCESLRSKLEASENARLKSEIESTKLKSQLELELSTQNQLLQTKDSDLMAAKHEISRLESEFSAYKVRAHALLQKKDAEINAAKSSDLVKEHEEAIREAEKEVAAALAERDKAIHDLQEAQSRHDEEIEARDMALADAEKKLKNVMKKLDSVTSNFIVEKESWEKNLANVEENWRLKCESLKAQTNGHVDDELQKNLGELTLRYEKLKEEHQSFRDIADRMIEDKEQEIAKLLEENRDLHLSLEAKPEVSNTDHQSQGPVKDTMSVELAEQQILLLARQQAQREEELAQSQRHILALQQEIEELERENRLHDQQEAMLKTELRNMERSQKREGIDMTYLKNVILKLLETGEVGALLPVVGTLLQFSPDELKKCQQGVLSSVASSQAAAVSDGATTPNSFFSRFSF, encoded by the exons ATGGATCCCGAGGagagcgccgcgccggcgccggcgccgaaccagggggaagaggcggcggaggcagcggaaCCTGCGCCGGCGGAAGAAGAGAGGGCGCCGGCTGAGCAGGAAGTGCCGGCGGGGGAGGACAGCCCGGCTAGcgggggcgaggcggcggcgcgggcccaccacgagaaggagaaggaggagctcGCGCGGGAGGTCATGGAGCTCGGCCTCCAGAATGAGTACCTCAAGTCCCAGATAGCCGGcgcccggccggcgggcggcgcggatgAGGGCTCGGAGCTCGTCAGGGGCTTGAAGGAGCAGGTGGAGAAGCTGACCAGGGAGGTGCAGGAGCAGCGGCTGACGCGGGAGGCCACGGAGAAAGCCCTGGAGCACGTCAACGTGGCCTACGCCGAGGCCGACGGCAAGGTGCAGGGGCTCACCGCCAAGCTCGCCCAAG CTGAACAGAAAATGGAAAAGGAACTAAAAGAACGTGACGACAAATATGTTGAGCTGGACACCAAGTTCCAGAGGCTTCACAAACGTGCAAAACAGCGTATACAAGATATACAAAAG GAAAAAGATGACCTGGAAGCTCGATTTaatgaagtcaatcagaaggcTGAGCAGGCTGCTTCTCTGCAATTAGCGGCACAACAAGAACTGGAACGTGCTCGTCAACAGGCTAGTGAGGCCTTGCGGTCAATGGATGCTGAAAGACAGCAGTTGCGGGCAGTGAACAGCAA GTTGAGAGCTAACCTTGATGAGACACGTCTCACCTTGGAGGCCAGAAACAATTCCCTCGAGAAACTGCAACAATCAGTGCTTGAAAAAGAGCAG TTGCTAGAGAAAGTTCAAGGATCCCTTCAATCTGCTGAAGATAAGAGGATGACAATAATTTCAGAGCTCACTGCTAAGCATCAGAAG CAATTAGAAAGCTTGCAGGCACAGCTAGCAGAAGTTTCTGCAGAAAGGACGAAGGCATCTGAAACCATAAAGTCTTTACAG GCGGTACTAACAGAGAAAGACTCAGAAATAGCTGAAATAGAAGCAGCATCAACGGGTGAAGCTGCCCGGCTTAGAGCTACTCTGGAGGAGGTTAAAGGGGAGCTTGCTCATCTAAAGGATGAACAC GAAAAAGAAAGGCAAAGCTGGGAGGCTACTTGTGAATCTCTTAGGTCAAAGCTGGAAGCATCAGAAAATGCGCGCCTTAAATCTGAAATAGAATCTACAAAACTTAAGA GTCAATTGGAGTTAGAGTTGTCAACACAAAATCAGCTGTTACAAACCAAAGACTCTGATCTAATGGCTGCAAAACATGAG ATTAGTCGTCTGGAAAGTGAATTTTCTGCGTACAAAGTCCGGGCACATGCACTTCTACAAAAGAAGGATGCTGAGATTAACGCAGCTAAAAGTTCAGATTTGGTTAAAGAACATGAAGAGGCAATAAGG GAAGCTGAAAAGGAGGTGGCAGCTGCTTTGGCAGAACGAGATAAAGCAATCCATGATCTTCAAGAAGCTCAATCCAGACATGATGAAGAGATTGAGGCAAG AGATATGGCGCTTGCTGATGCTGAGAAAAAGCTAAAGAATGTAATGAAGAAGTTAGATTCTGTTACTTCTAATTTCATCGTGGAAAAGGAATCGTGGGAGAAAAACTTGGCAAATGTAGAGGAAAACTGGAGAT TGAAATGTGAGTCTTTGAAGGCTCAGACCAATGGCCATGTTGATGATGAACTTCAAAAGAATTTAGGGGAGTTGACGCTAAGATACGAGAAACTGAAG GAAGAACATCAATCATTCCGTGATATTGCTGATAGAATGATTGAAGACAAGGAGCAAGAAATAGCTAAACTCCTCGAGGAAAACAGGGATCTTCACCTTTCTTTAGAGGCTAAACCAGAA GTTAGCAACACTGATCATCAAAGTCAAG GACCTGTCAAGGATACGATGAGTGTTGAATTGGCTGAGCAGCAAATTCTG CTTCTTGCACGGCAACAGGCGCAACGAGAAGAGGAATTGGCTCAGTCACAGAGGCATATCTTAGCACTTCAA CAAGAAATTGAGGAGCTCGAGCGTGAAAACCGTCTTCATGATCAACAG GAAGCAATGTTGAAAACAGAGCTTCGCAATATGGAGAGATCACAAAAgcgagaaggaatagatatgaCATATCTCAAGAATGTGATTCTAAAGCTTCTTGAAACAG GGGAAGTGGGGGCCTTGCTGCCTGTGGTTGGGACACTACTACAATTCAGTCCTGACGAG CTCAAGAAGTGCCAGCAAGGTGTCCTCTCAAGTGTGGCTTCTTCACAAGCTGCTGCGGTGTCAGATGGCGCAACCACACCGAATTCATTCTTTTCAAGATTCTCGTTCTAG
- the LOC101785854 gene encoding protein GRIP isoform X2 produces the protein MHVAEQKMEKELKERDDKYVELDTKFQRLHKRAKQRIQDIQKEKDDLEARFNEVNQKAEQAASLQLAAQQELERARQQASEALRSMDAERQQLRAVNSKLRANLDETRLTLEARNNSLEKLQQSVLEKEQLLEKVQGSLQSAEDKRMTIISELTAKHQKQLESLQAQLAEVSAERTKASETIKSLQAVLTEKDSEIAEIEAASTGEAARLRATLEEVKGELAHLKDEHEKERQSWEATCESLRSKLEASENARLKSEIESTKLKSQLELELSTQNQLLQTKDSDLMAAKHEISRLESEFSAYKVRAHALLQKKDAEINAAKSSDLVKEHEEAIREAEKEVAAALAERDKAIHDLQEAQSRHDEEIEARDMALADAEKKLKNVMKKLDSVTSNFIVEKESWEKNLANVEENWRLKCESLKAQTNGHVDDELQKNLGELTLRYEKLKEEHQSFRDIADRMIEDKEQEIAKLLEENRDLHLSLEAKPEVSNTDHQSQGPVKDTMSVELAEQQILLLARQQAQREEELAQSQRHILALQQEIEELERENRLHDQQEAMLKTELRNMERSQKREGIDMTYLKNVILKLLETGEVGALLPVVGTLLQFSPDELKKCQQGVLSSVASSQAAAVSDGATTPNSFFSRFSF, from the exons ATGCATGTAGCTGAACAGAAAATGGAAAAGGAACTAAAAGAACGTGACGACAAATATGTTGAGCTGGACACCAAGTTCCAGAGGCTTCACAAACGTGCAAAACAGCGTATACAAGATATACAAAAG GAAAAAGATGACCTGGAAGCTCGATTTaatgaagtcaatcagaaggcTGAGCAGGCTGCTTCTCTGCAATTAGCGGCACAACAAGAACTGGAACGTGCTCGTCAACAGGCTAGTGAGGCCTTGCGGTCAATGGATGCTGAAAGACAGCAGTTGCGGGCAGTGAACAGCAA GTTGAGAGCTAACCTTGATGAGACACGTCTCACCTTGGAGGCCAGAAACAATTCCCTCGAGAAACTGCAACAATCAGTGCTTGAAAAAGAGCAG TTGCTAGAGAAAGTTCAAGGATCCCTTCAATCTGCTGAAGATAAGAGGATGACAATAATTTCAGAGCTCACTGCTAAGCATCAGAAG CAATTAGAAAGCTTGCAGGCACAGCTAGCAGAAGTTTCTGCAGAAAGGACGAAGGCATCTGAAACCATAAAGTCTTTACAG GCGGTACTAACAGAGAAAGACTCAGAAATAGCTGAAATAGAAGCAGCATCAACGGGTGAAGCTGCCCGGCTTAGAGCTACTCTGGAGGAGGTTAAAGGGGAGCTTGCTCATCTAAAGGATGAACAC GAAAAAGAAAGGCAAAGCTGGGAGGCTACTTGTGAATCTCTTAGGTCAAAGCTGGAAGCATCAGAAAATGCGCGCCTTAAATCTGAAATAGAATCTACAAAACTTAAGA GTCAATTGGAGTTAGAGTTGTCAACACAAAATCAGCTGTTACAAACCAAAGACTCTGATCTAATGGCTGCAAAACATGAG ATTAGTCGTCTGGAAAGTGAATTTTCTGCGTACAAAGTCCGGGCACATGCACTTCTACAAAAGAAGGATGCTGAGATTAACGCAGCTAAAAGTTCAGATTTGGTTAAAGAACATGAAGAGGCAATAAGG GAAGCTGAAAAGGAGGTGGCAGCTGCTTTGGCAGAACGAGATAAAGCAATCCATGATCTTCAAGAAGCTCAATCCAGACATGATGAAGAGATTGAGGCAAG AGATATGGCGCTTGCTGATGCTGAGAAAAAGCTAAAGAATGTAATGAAGAAGTTAGATTCTGTTACTTCTAATTTCATCGTGGAAAAGGAATCGTGGGAGAAAAACTTGGCAAATGTAGAGGAAAACTGGAGAT TGAAATGTGAGTCTTTGAAGGCTCAGACCAATGGCCATGTTGATGATGAACTTCAAAAGAATTTAGGGGAGTTGACGCTAAGATACGAGAAACTGAAG GAAGAACATCAATCATTCCGTGATATTGCTGATAGAATGATTGAAGACAAGGAGCAAGAAATAGCTAAACTCCTCGAGGAAAACAGGGATCTTCACCTTTCTTTAGAGGCTAAACCAGAA GTTAGCAACACTGATCATCAAAGTCAAG GACCTGTCAAGGATACGATGAGTGTTGAATTGGCTGAGCAGCAAATTCTG CTTCTTGCACGGCAACAGGCGCAACGAGAAGAGGAATTGGCTCAGTCACAGAGGCATATCTTAGCACTTCAA CAAGAAATTGAGGAGCTCGAGCGTGAAAACCGTCTTCATGATCAACAG GAAGCAATGTTGAAAACAGAGCTTCGCAATATGGAGAGATCACAAAAgcgagaaggaatagatatgaCATATCTCAAGAATGTGATTCTAAAGCTTCTTGAAACAG GGGAAGTGGGGGCCTTGCTGCCTGTGGTTGGGACACTACTACAATTCAGTCCTGACGAG CTCAAGAAGTGCCAGCAAGGTGTCCTCTCAAGTGTGGCTTCTTCACAAGCTGCTGCGGTGTCAGATGGCGCAACCACACCGAATTCATTCTTTTCAAGATTCTCGTTCTAG